The window aaaacagaggtttCACAACATTCAGGATTTAatacaccaagaaacaaaaatttgaggTGCTTAGAAAGAAGAAAGCGAGTTAAAAGCAAAGGACTTCAAGCAGTAGGCTTCCTCATATTTCTTCCTGCACGAATCACTTCGTCCACCAAAAGCAATTGTGACGCAATTACTGGCctgcaacacaaacaaacaaatagcCTGTTATTGATATGGCTTCAACAGAAACCCAGAACTTTATTAGAATTGGCTGGTTGTTTCGAACATTACCCTGCATTGATAAGCTGGCGTTTCACTGAGTAATTGTCGAATATACCAGCCAGCTGCGGGTCAATTGGGTCACCATCCTGAAGGTTCAGTCCCACGACGTTCCCTTTGTCATGCTCGCTCTGTATAAGCGCATTACAATGAGCAATTATAAAATCTCTATTCTGTCCACAATTGATATCAGTTTATAGAAGATCATATAAGAGATGAATGCATACAGTTAGAGAAATGATCACGTCTTGGGTATCAAGACCTGCATTTTCTGCGAGTGTCTTAGGCACCACGAGAAGGGCATTAGCAAAAGCTTCAACGCCAAGTTGGGCACGCTGCAATGTTCATGATAGTATTAGTAATTTAGAATATTTGAGATGCATTTATTTATGCTCGAGAATTTAAGTACGAGTGAAATCAGTTTACCCCTTGAACGGTTTTCTTGACTTCATTAATTAAGTGTTGCCTTGCTGCAACTTCAAAAGCTCCTGCTCCCTACAGAAAGATGCAACCGCACATCAACATACCACAAAACATTTTATGCATGAATTAACCATCTCTTTGACGTTGCAGAGAAACGCAAAGCAAGGTTAACAAAATACTTCAAGATATTGTAAGGTACTTACTAACACAACACACTCGTCTTCTATGGTGTTCTTAACCGATCTTAGACCATCACGAACAGCGTCCTTAATTTGGGCAATAGTGTGATCATTAGGCCCTAGAAAACCCAAGAAATCATGAATGAACaccaaaactaataaaagaatatatgaaaCTTCAAAACTTAATGAAGCCATAGAAGTCGGCGTAATACCTTTTATGAGGATGGTACATGAATTAGGATTCCTCACTTGCTCCACAAAGGTGTACTTTTCCTCCCCAAGAACGTGCTCATAGACAAGTCCAGCCCATCCAAGAGACTCAGGGGTCAAGTCGTCAACAGAATTTACAGCTTCTCCACCACAGGCCAAAACTAAACGTTCCATATTCCTCCTCTTTGCTCTTCTAAGAGCAACAATCTGGACAGATAAGGAATGGCAATTAGATTCAACAGCCTCTATACAAGAGAAATTAGGTACAAAAGAAGAGACAAGCTCAGTCAGTGGCCCAGAAGGCCANNNNNNNNNNNNNNNNNNNNNNNNNNNNNNNNNNNNNNNNNNNNNNNNNNNNNNNNNNNNNNNNNNNNNNNNNNNNNNNNNNNNNNNNNNNNNNNNNNNNNNNNNNNNNNNNNNNNNNNNNNNNNNNNNNNNNNNNNNNNNNNNNNNNNNNNNNNNNNNNNNNNNNNNNNNNNNNNNNNNNNNNNNNNNNNNNNNNNNNNNNNNNNNNNNNNNNNNNNNNNNNNNNNNNNNNNNNNNNNNNNNNNNNNNNNNNNNNNNNNNNNNNNNNNNNNNNNNNNNNNNNNNNNNNNNNNNNNNNNNNNNNNNNNNNNNNNNNNNNNNNNNNNNNNNNNNNNNNNNNNNNNNNNNNNNNNNNNNNNNNNNNNNNNNNNNNNNNNNNNNNNNNNNNNNNNNNNNNNNNNNNNNNNNNNNNNNNNNNNNNNNNNNNNNNNNNNNNNNNNNNNNNNNNNNNNNNNNNNNNNNNNNNNNNNNNNNNNNNNNNNNNNNNNNNNNNNNNNNNNNNNNNNNNNNNNNNNNNNNNNNNNNNNNNNNNNNNNNNNNNNNNNNNNNNNNNNNNNNNNtaataaaagaatatatgaaaCTTCAAAACTTAATGAAGCCATAGAAGTCGGCGTAATACCTTTTATGAGGATGGTACATGAATTAGGATTCCTCACTTGCTCCACAAAGGTGTACTTTTCCTCCCCAAGAACGTGCTCATAGACAAGTCCAGCCCATCCAAGAGACTCAGGGGTCAAGTCGTCAACAGAATTTACAGCTTCTCCACCACAGGCCAAAACTAAACGTTCCATATTCCTCCTCTTTGCTCTTCTAAGAGCAACAATCTGGACAGATAAGGAATGGCAATTAGATTCAACAGCCTCTATACAAGAGAAATTAGGTACAAAAGAAGAGACAAGCTCAGTCAGTGGCCCAGAAGGCCATAACCAAAACCACTTCTGCCAATCGTCTCCATGGATTATTGTATATCGACGGAAGAACTACTCTTTGAACACTATTATCAATTTCAATTCACTTAACAACAGATTCTTTCTTAGCATTCTTCTTATTGTTTCTATTTATCGGATAAAAACAGTGTCAGCTATTTATAAAATTGGTGTCGAAGCAAGAAAATACAGAAGTAGCTTACCCCTTCTCTAGCAAGAAGATCCAGTGATGGTGGGTCAATACCCTTTTGATTTATGATAACAAAGTTGTCATTATCACCACACACCTGCatgagaaacaaaacatgtattattattttttacgaTGTTATAAAATACAGTTGGGAGAAATGGTCTCAgtcccaccttcttcttcagctcaaTTATTTTCTTCACTCTTTCATCAACAGATCGCCTCTCTGCGGTAACCATGGCTTCCCTCTGCTCCGCATTAGAGTAGAAAAATCCTGCATTAATTTCACTGATAGATAAAGAAATATTAGTCTACATCACCAAAAACATACatactattattttctcttcACTGAATTGACCAAAGAATTATATTACACACCTCTTCTCATACTCCAATGACACATTGCAAGTTAAGATGTGGCAGTTTTCTGCGCGTCTTTTCATGTCAGGGTGTCTTGAACCATGATCCAGAACAAGCCCCTCAACCTAATTCAGGATTGAATCAATAAACAGGTCCTAAACTATGAATCTTTCATACTATGAAAGCATTTAAGcataacaggaaaaaaaaatatttcattacgTACTCgcaaatttttcaaatataaacctATAATGATTTGTGGGAACTATTTTACAGTAAACCACACACGTCAAGACATACCAATCGTGTGTCAACATCAAAATTGTGACGCATGTGCATTATTTCCACCATAAACAGATCAATAGCTTCCTCAGGCTTTCGGATGCAGAGAACCTGAAATATGCGGAAAGTAGATAATTAGACGACAAAAATAGGCGCTTGAAACCCAATCTTAGTGCTTAGATGAGTCCTCATCTgtgtgagagaaaaaaaagtgaaaagcaTTACTGAGATTCTAATAGAGATCGATTAACTCACTGAATTAACGACAATGTCAGTCAGTTGATCAGCCAAGCCTTCGTACAACTACACAAGCCACAAGAGTAAATCGAAATTAGAAAGCAAAGagaagaattaaataaaaagaaaaatagatcataaaaatgaagaaaacctTTGTTCTTAGTGTTGTTCTGGCAACCATTTTTAGGATCTCTTTATCAGCTTCATCACCCATAACCACAGGGGTCTTGAAGTTCTCAAGAAATTGAAGCGTGGCTCTCTTAGCAATCTCGAAACCATCAACTAGGACACGTGGATGCATACCTGATACATTTATAAAACCTTCATTAAGATTTTGGCTACAAAAAATAGATACCAGTTTATACTGCCACCAGTTATGACCATTTCTACatccaatataaacaaaacttgGCAAATCAACGTCGTTGAATATAAATTGTAGGTCCACAGATTGAgtaataaaataagaacaagCATAGAGGAGCATAAAACTAACGAACTCTCACAAATTTAATGTAAGATAAGGTACATAATTTCAGCTAACATAGCGACTTATTACCTTCATCGATGCAGCGTTCAGACTGTTTCATAAGCTCACCAATGAAGATGACAGTGGAAGTAGTACCATCACCACTTATGTCATCCTGTGCGACGGCTGTCCTCGCAATCATAATGGCTGTTGGGTTCTGAATTTGCTGAAACAGTTAAGAAGTAAACGTGTAAGCATCATCTAACCAAGATGACTTGTTAAGAGCAATAACAGTAACCCTTATCAACACAGTTCATTTTCCAACACTATCTTAAGGCTTTCGTCTTTTCATCTCTATCACAATGCTGACAACACACATATACCTNNNNNNNNNNNNNNNNNNNNNNNNNNNNNNNNNNNNNNNNNNNNNNNNNNNNNNNNNNNNNNNNNNNNNNNNNNNNNNNNNNNNNNNNNNNNNNNNNNNNNNNNNNNNNNNNNNNNNNNNNNNNNNNNNNNNNNNNNNNNNNNNNNNNNNNNNNNNNNNNNNNNNNNNNNNNNNNNNNNNNNNNNNNNNNNNNNNNNNNNNNNNNNNNNNNNNNNNNNNNNNNNNNNNNNNNNNNNNNNNNNNNNNNNNNNNNNNNNNNNNNNNNNNNNNNNNNNNNNNNNNNNNNNNNNNNNNNNNNNNNNNNNNNNNNNNNNNNNNNNNNNNNNNNNNNNNNNNNNNNNNNNNNNNNNNNNNNNNNNNNNNNNNNNNNNNNNNNNNNNNNNNNNNNNNNNNNNNNNNNNNNNNNNNNNNNNNNNNNNNNNNNNNNNNNNNNNNNNNNNNNNNNNNNNNNNNNNNNNNNNNNNNNNNNNNNNNNNNNNNNNNNNNNNNNNNNNNNNNNNNNNNNNNNNNNNNNNNNNNNNNNNNNNNNNNNNNNNNNNNNNNNNNNNNNNNNNNNNNNNNNNNNNNNNNNNNNNNNNNNNNNNNNNNNNNNNNNNNNNNNNNNNNNNNNNNNNNNNNNNNNNNNNNNNNNNNNNNNNNNNNNNNNNNNNNNNNNNNNNNNNNNNNNNNNNNNNNNNNNNNNNNNNNNNNNNNNNNNNNNNNNNNNNNNNNNNNNNNNNNNNNNNNNNNNNNNNNNNNNNNNNNNNNNNNNNNNNNNNNNNNNNNNNNNNNNNNTTAGGACCGAGATTCGACTTGAGCACATCCTGCAAACCCTTGGCGGCGTTGATTGTCATATGAAGCGCCGCCGATTTGTTGAGAACCTCCGCATTAGGATTCAGAACTCGCACAGACATTTTCGATAACCTTGACGAGAGCACTCAAAGAGAAGAACTGGGGACtgaactagagagagagagagcttggtttttttttttagggctttctgggtttttaaaatttttgatgaagaaaaacaaagaaagagaagccGATGTTGAGAGACTCTAATTGGTATGGAGACTTCGATTTAACgtaaattacaaattttcacCAACATTATCATATGTTTTACGTTTTTAGCCaaatattactttaataatcAAAAATACCATTCGTTTATCAATTGACgaaaaattaacataatatagATTTAGATCCAAAAATTATTAGGTCTGTACTTATTTAAACACTCAGTATAATATTGTCATTcattaaattttgatagatttgaTCATTTGATTTGTAGTTTAATTAGGATATTGAAAAAATATCATGTTATTGATCATCAAATATATAACTACTACAGTTAGCAACTGAACTGTTTTGAATACATGCTTTAAAAAGTATCctacaacaaaataaagatgatgaattattgaattaaatttacTAGTTGATTTGACATTAACTGGACTCAAACACACCAGTTAGATATGTGTCCAAACCACAATGTGTTATATAAGCTAAGCGCATGACATATACGTATAGCCAGGGCCGGTCCGTAGGTAAATGATGCCTTAAGCATGGTCAAAAATTGTTGCCCACTGActtcttttttctatatacataagataatataagtatattatgaaataaattaagcATATTATAAGAATTTAAAGtgtttgaagaacaaaaaagagtactaaaaaaatccaaaacatctATGGCAATATGCattgtaatatttttgatatattttttggtcaaaatgtGTTTATAagtaatttgttaaaattttggattcaaaGCTTCGAAagatggattttaaaaagtacttatttaaattttagaaaccaagagaagaaaaaaaacttataatagCTAAGACTAAGAGTAACACGttaatatgatataaaatcaaaaatgtaTACTTTAAGTAACTAGActccaaatataaaacaaataaaaagaagagataataaAAGGTAGAAGACAATTCAGACGTACAAACTAAAAATTGATGCccctaaaattacaaaaaaaaaatgatgcttAAAGCTTTTGCTTCACCAGCTTCCGGTCTGGGCTGGTTCTGCGTATAGCCGTAATAGACCGGTCCGAACAGATACAACCTTATCGATATGTGATACCATTCCTGTTTTGGTTGGGATACGCACGTATCGAATTTAAGTTTTTGATGTTGATAccaactttgttttttcttggtgATTGTTGTCAATAGTAATTTCGTACCAAACACTCCATATGAACAAAGCCCCGTCAAAAAGTGAACAAAGAAGCAGGGAATATATATCATCTTCTTTTATGCATTTTGGAGCTTGGGACCATACATGAATTGATTGAGtcaattcgttttttttttggtttttcgttCTTTACTCGATTCCAAAATGTATTGGTGTGAAATATACATAAACCTAACCTCGTGAATAAACAGTATCTAATAACTGTAATCAGAGTTTTTAAAGCAAAAGATTGAGTTTTAAAAGAAAGGATTTTAAGAATGACTTAACTTTATGATTCTTAAAACTGTAATGAAATAGTCTATTAATTGTTTATCCTCTACAACATTTGTATGGGTCTCTGTCACCAAGGCAAAGTTATCAAAGTCAACTATGAGAACAATTATAGAAGTGCTGGAAAACAAAAGGTAGATTCTAACTCTtttcttagcttttttttttcctacaaagtaataaaattatttttttgggtaaaagaaaaaaaaactgtcctTCATTTTCACTTAAACAAAATAGTAACTAAACTACATTAGTCATTTGGCAAACTGCTTTGTTACGGATTTGTGTTTATCATTTGTGTTTCCTGATTGTAACTACACCTAAAGCATTGAGATATGAGCCTAAAAGATTAAAGCACCCTATAGGtctgtttttgaattttctctTGTCGGCGAGGAACCAAGTCTATAACATCTTGTTGGTTCAAGATTTTGCGAAACCTATCTTCATGGTTGAATCCGCTATGGTCCCAAAAGATCTTTCAAACGCTGCAAGCCTCTTAAAGTTGAGCATTCTTTTAGATAAATCATGGAaccattaactttatttttattgtatttttttagcttttgtttGTATGAACTATCCTTTTTTAGGACTTAAGTAATGAAAATCttgtttgacccaaaaaaaaaaaaaaactacattagtCATGCAGTGGATACGTAATTTAAATGTACAAGACCATCTAtttgaacacaaacaaaaccttatatatatatatatatgacaattaCACAATTTATCCAAATATGACAGGAGGAATCGTACTAATTTATACTAATCACATCCACTGAGAAAACTACGTACAAAGCAACTTACTTTAATTCACAATTAAAGTAACACAATATTTCACGTTTCTATTATTATTTCGACGTCCAGCATtaaaaaaccatattaaaaggttgccaaaaaaaagttttagggAAGGATTATGGATGTATGAAGTTGTGAAGACGACACATCATGTCGTGGATTCGATCACGTGACACCGACGAGTAGTCGAGAATATGAAAAGCGTGACCAACACCTCCATGAACAATACCTTCAACTCTCTTCCCATGGCTTCTCATCACTCTACACATCTCCAAGTTTCTATCTTTTAGTATATCAAACTCCGCCATGAACACCAGCATCGTTGGTAACTTCGCTCCCGCCGAGCTTATGACCAGAGGGTTACACCAAGGATGATCTCTACTCGCTCCACGTGGCAGAGCCAGGCGCCAATACGCGTCGGAAGCAGAAAGAGTCAAAGCCGAtgacttggagtgatgttgttgtttctccGAGGACGTTCTTGATTCGCCGCCGAAGAAAGGGTGGATCAGAACTATGCCCTTGAGGTTTAAACTATTCACGTATTTGCCACTGGCGGTCACTCTAACGGCGACTTGGTAAGCTATGTTGGCTCCGGCGCTATCTCCGGCCAACAAAACGTTCGAAAGATTACATTTACTCACCCAAGAAGAATATCCTCCGTGAGATATTTGTTGCTTAACTAGCCACGAGAGGACGCTAACGCCGTCGTCGTATGCCGCCGGGAGACGGTGTTCAGGAGCTAAACGGTAATTCACCGAGACGACGACGCAACGTGTTTTGACGGCTAGGCTGGCCAAGAAGTCGTGGTAGCAACTCCAAGCGGTGGAGCCAACGCAGAAGCCACCGCCGTGGAAGTAAACGAGGAGAGGGAGAGTAACGGACGGCGAAGCTGCGGCGTCGGGGACGTAGACACGTACTGACGTGTCGTTAGATAGTTTGATGTCAAAGGCTGTGGCTTTGGCAGATGGGTGAAGAGTGGGTGAGACGGTGGGGACTATGGGAGGTCTTTCGACGCATCCGTCGTTGAAAACTTTGATGAGCCCTTCGATCTCTTCCACGACGGGTCCATGACGGTGGTGGTGGGTTCCGCCACGACGGTTGTCTGAGGATTGGTGGTTGTGAGAGAAGGAAATGGTTGCCATAGGGGTTTTTTTGGACTATGAAGTGTAGTATTGTTGGTTTAGTTTGGATTGAGTGAGATGTGAGATTCATCCAAGttctttatatagagaaatttaTCAAAGATACtttcattttcttaaatattttttttaaaaaacaactcTATAATATAATTTACGGAATTTTCGATTGGAAATTCGGATTTTTATTGTCATATATAGCATCTATGACTATAGTATAGATGGGAATATAGATCCTTGATCTAGATCAAGTGGGTGAATCTTCACCACTCCAAACCTGTCATAATATTACATCACGACTCTAGTTCTTACTTTTAGaacataaatttattattacatatatgAATACTGAGACTAAACGTATTATAACGTAGTTCGTATTAGAATCGtatcaaattatcaatataCACTGAATTAGGTTTTGATTTAGTTATTAATAATCCCAATCCCAAAAGACCAAGACTAAATAACAAAAAGCCATACAAAAACAGGACAAAATACCATAATCATATTGTTAAGGTGTTGACATTACAAAAGGAATTATATCACGTGGAACTTTTTCATATTGCAAGGAATATTaccgtcaaaaaaaaaatgcttacaTGAAAACATAGAAGAGGAGTTATcccaaaagaataataatattattgccAGTCGTTGTATTATGAATAGTTAAATGATTGTAAGTTGAGCTTCAGTTGATTTGTTCCCAAACAATTCGAGTTGTTCCATCACTTCTTATAATGTATCATTACAAAGTGGAACTCAAGACTATTGTTTGTCCTTCTCGAGGATttttatccatatatattatttatctacATGATCTACCCAATAGCCACAAGAAAAATGGATATAATCATTTCTTAAACTGTAAatttatttctctcttctttacaTTTTCCATTTTATAGGTAGTTAGATATCAAATACTGTATCAACTTTACTAGAGGGCGAATAATAATCGCTTTTCAACTTCTTGAGATGCATAGTATAGTTTGGTTATACCCACAAAAGCTTTCGGAAGCCTCGGAAGAAcaataaaattgaaatgtttAGTTATATACTTGAATGCATAATAACAATGTggaaaaaattggtttttgttttttatataggtgaataaccaaacaaaagtaGAGAAGTCAAAAGAACATAAAGTCGGCAAAGATTCTAATGGGCAAGTACAATTCAcaaatcttctaaaattctTATGATATATTCCCCTTCGAATATTCTTTTACATTTCTgtaattgttttatcttttcattGTAATTTGTTATGTTCATTGGAAAACAAATGTAAACATTAAgcaccctttttcaaaaatattaagcttacaatttacaaattttgattagttataataatattatctccTATGTATTCACTTCTCTTCGTACTTTTTCTAACAATAAATAATGTTTAGCTTTGTTGAATCTTTGATCATGTTTCCCTTATTATACAGGCACAATTTTTAAACCGTGTGAAAAAATCTTTGGAGAAGTGATTTTGACTATAGTTTATCTTTGTAATATTCGAGCTTTTCTACTATTCTCTTTGAAGGCACCAAATGGATTTTTCATTCGATAAGAATATTTACTTCTCTTATTCTTCCCCCCTGTCTTAACCGTGGCGGAGAAAGGTTTTGCCCAAATAAACAACATACAAAAGGCGTGTAGATTAATAAAGGAGCGTAGTTTCGTGGAAATTAACCATattcggaaaaaaaaagaaagtaaacaaTTGTATAAGAAATCTTGAGTAAACTGCAGTTGGCCACCACCTTGGTTATAGCCACTGGTGGGACGTTAGAAACAATGTATTGGTTGTTACGTATTAATCTAAATCTGGTATGTTTGacggaaaaattaaaaaaaatctcaaagtaacaattttgtgtgtttctttagCCACTCTACAAGGCTCATACGAAAGATGCAagtatatagacaaaaaaatcttgaattcgTAGTGTTTTAGGAAATGATTATAGTGACTTAGTGAGttatatactctttttttttttgtaacgaAAGGTAGGTACAAATCAATCACCCCATCTGTGTAAAACAGCAAAAAGTAACCATAACAAGACATTTGATTCTCTATAGGAAAATAATATGTAACCACTTTACGacccccaaagaaaaaaaaaattattgttgtaTGTGATCGAGAAGATAGTTTGCAGCCAACTGTTCGTACAGCCCTTCTCTCGAATCCATTGCTTTCAGCTGTTTTTCTACGATTAAAACAAACCCGTTTCATTGCTTCATTCTCTACTGCTGTGATTTGGAGTTGCAACAAGTCCTCTTCAGGCCTGTGGCCGCTGTGCCAATTCGTTGCCACTGTGGTCTGTGTATCATACCAAAAAGCAAGTTGAACAAAGGCTATACTTTCTCCTAGTCTCTGCACCATAATATACAACCATATTTAATTACCGTTCAAATTAAAGGGCTCCTAGGTTTGTACAcgtatatatcatatatgaagCCGGCTTTGTTTTCAAGTTAGGTGAATTGTAAGCAACTCATTATATACCTGGTCAGTGTGGCGCAAGAAATCATGTGATCCAGTTTTTGGCAGacactatcaaaagatttttattagtcacacacacacacgcacgCACTCATCCTGTCATccaagtgtattttttttacctttggcTCTAGACGGGCTGCTGC is drawn from Camelina sativa cultivar DH55 chromosome 8, Cs, whole genome shotgun sequence and contains these coding sequences:
- the LOC104705895 gene encoding probable carboxylesterase 17 — protein: MATISFSHNHQSSDNRRGGTHHHRHGPVVEEIEGLIKVFNDGCVERPPIVPTVSPTLHPSAKATAFDIKLSNDTSVRVYVPDAAASPSVTLPLLVYFHGGGFCVGSTAWSCYHDFLASLAVKTRCVVVSVNYRLAPEHRLPAAYDDGVSVLSWLVKQQISHGGYSSWVSKCNLSNVLLAGDSAGANIAYQVAVRVTASGKYVNSLNLKGIVLIHPFFGGESRTSSEKQQHHSKSSALTLSASDAYWRLALPRGASRDHPWCNPLVISSAGAKLPTMLVFMAEFDILKDRNLEMCRVMRSHGKRVEGIVHGGVGHAFHILDYSSVSRDRIHDMMCRLHNFIHP